The following nucleotide sequence is from Azospirillum brasilense.
TCGATGAAGGCGATCACGGTGGTGCCGTGCTTCATCGGGCCGGGCGGACGCGGAATTTTGACGCCTTCCTTGGCGAGTTGCTCGCAGGTGGCGTAGATGTCGGGAACGCCCAGCGCGATGTGGCCGTAGGCGGTGCCGATGGCGTAGGGCTCGGCCTGGTCCCAGTTGTGGGTCAGCTCCAGGACGGCGGTGTCCTTCTCATCGCCGTAGCCGACGAAGGCCAGCGTGAAGCGTCCGCCCTCATAGTCGTTGCGGCGCAGCAGCTTCATGCCGAGCAGGCGGGTGTAGAAGTCCAGCGACTTCTCCAGATCATAGACCCGGAGCATCGTGTGCAGCAGGCGGAATTGGCTCATGGTCTCTTCTCCCAAGCGGGTTCTTGCGCTCTCGTCTTATCCAGCTGGCCGGCGGCAACCTCCAGCACGACCTGGGCGGCGCGTTCGCTGGGCGGCGTTCCGCCCTGCCCCAGCCAGTGCGCCACCTCGACCACCCCGTCGATCTGCGCCGCACGGGCGGCGGGATCGTCGAGCAGCCGGCCGAGTTCGGACGCCAGCCGGTCGGGACGGCAGTCCTCCTGAAGCAGTTCCGGCACCAGCATGCGGTCGAGCATCAGATTGACCAGATTGACGTATTTGACCCGGATCAGCCGCCGGTACAAGGCCACCGTCACCGGGTTGAGGCGGTAGGCGATCACCGTCGGCAGGCGCGCCAGCGCCAGTTCCAGCGCCACCGTCCCGGACGCCG
It contains:
- the gloA gene encoding lactoylglutathione lyase, coding for MSQFRLLHTMLRVYDLEKSLDFYTRLLGMKLLRRNDYEGGRFTLAFVGYGDEKDTAVLELTHNWDQAEPYAIGTAYGHIALGVPDIYATCEQLAKEGVKIPRPPGPMKHGTTVIAFIEDPDGYKVELIETK